A segment of the Rattus rattus isolate New Zealand chromosome 4, Rrattus_CSIRO_v1, whole genome shotgun sequence genome:
TCTCATCAGAGAAATATCAAGTGGGTGAGAAGCATttaaggaaatattcaacatcctttgacagcaggaaaatgcaaatcaaaaccactcagattttaccttacaccaatcagaatggctaagatcaaaaacttaagtgacagcagatgctggcaacgatgtggagaaagaggaacactcctccattgctagtggggttgcaaactggtacaaccactctgaaaagcactctggcagttcttcagagaattggaaatagttctacccaaAGGTCCAGTTAGTTATATTGCTTCTAGGCAAAAATCCTCCACCATATCACAGTaatacatgctccactgtgcTTATAGCAGActtattcataatagacagaaacttgaagctacccaaatgtccctcaatcaaagaatggatacagaaaatgtggttcattcacgctatggaatactattcagctattaaaaacaaggacatcatgaattttgcaggcaaaaggatggaattagaaaatattccgagggaggtaactcagaccctaaAGGGCATGCATCAATACATACTCActgatatgtagatattagccaaaaagtacagaatacccataatacaCCATAAGAAGTTAAATAAGAAGAAGGGCCCAAGTGACGATGTTTAAATCTCACGtagacaaaataatcatgggaagcagaATGAGGGAGGgtctgggtaggagaggggagggcgAATAGATAAGCAGGCAGGATCTgatgtgggagagagaggaaagagacccagagggccaggaaaataaaataaaatatgcagttTCTGGAGTGGAGGTTGGGGAAATTCGAGATAGTGGGATAACCGGATTCATCTGTTTGCCATGCCCCGAGTTATCTGTCCACTGTAGTCACTTTGATTATAGTAGGTAGCTATTGAATACTCACCATTTCCTCTGTAATAGGTATGCTTGTATAGAAATGATCCTGTTTCTCATTTTTAAGTAATAACATAGAATTTACAGGTATTAATGAGCATTGCCTGCTTACTGCCACAAAACAAGTTAGTGATAGAATCTAATTTATATCTGACACAGACCCTAACATCCACGCCTTTCTACTCTactttgctgtctctgtctcctgtcagaAAAACTTCCAAGTCCATGACTTTTGCCTTCAGAGATTGGAAAGAATCCATTCTGTTATTTTAGGTTGGTTTTACGATAACCCCACTTATCTGATGCCCACTGGGAGTTTCCATAAGTCTTTTCATCTATGCCACTTCCTCCTTGGGTAATCTGCAGAGAACGCTGGTGAGTAAACCTCCCTTGCAAAGCTAACGTTCTCCTAAGAGGCACTGAAGCCCTTCTTGGACTGACCAGAGCAGACTGAAGGAGAAGGCAAACATGATGTCAACACTTCCTTTCGTTCCTCCCAAGCTCCTTATTCTTATCTGAAAAGATCCCAAGAGGCTCTTGGCTACTCCTGCCAGGATCTAGATTGAAATTTAACACTGAAGTGCTGGCACTAGATTGAGGAGAGTCCAAGCCTTGCTACAGGTAATCATTGTGAAGAAATCCATGCCTCACCTTGGTAAATGTGACATTCACGGATCCACCCTGGAAATTCAAGAAGAGGTTGGACTTTTGGGAGCCACATTTCCCAGATGCATGGGTTAGACTGGGGTCAATGTTGAAGTGTCTCTGGGTTGCAGAATCCTAAACCAAATAAGATAGATCCAATCAGTAACagacagggggaaaaaatcaagacAGAAATATAGGCTATTAAATGAGTAAATGgatgttcattttaaaaaatgcgctctctctctctctctctctctctctctctctctctctctctctctctctctctctctctctagttgtATGGCATCATCTTATTTCCAAGCATATGCTTAAAggctttcttaaaataaattcccCCAAAATATGTAGTTTTAATGGGTAACTAATAGGAAgcaaacttcatgaaatttaaatGTTGTTCAGTTCAATGTACTGAAAGGTAATTGAGAGAGGAGTTTGTACTCTAATGTACTTTTGTACCAAATAAGGATATCACTTTTATTTGGTTGAAAACTGTgtaaaaataatagtttattaTGACTTCTTTATACTTGCAATACTTTAGATAATCCCTTTCTGTAATCTTGTtagtttgtattttgtattaaTATTACAATAGGCTAGAACCATGGAGAATGTCAGATTCCAATGTAGCATGTCAGAAAGGAACTGAGGCTAAGAGATCATTACACAGGAACAAGGGCAGGTTGTGACTGTCATTCAGCACTGCTAATATCATCAATGCTGGCTCCAAGTGAGAAGAATACACGTTGAAGGTCTCCTTGCTTTCTCTATTTCAACTTATCTTCTGGAACACATTCCTTATGATAGAGAACACCAGAAAGATGAACCCACAGCTACCTGTCTCACCTAAGGACGCCGTGCAGAGGACTGCTCATTCTTAGCCATACAACTTCAGTCAGACTTTGAAGACAACATTGTTGACACACCACCCCAACTTACCAAACCCTTTTCTTGAACAATCAGTGCTATTCCCATCTCTGCTTTTATACAGAGCCTGCTTCCATTTAGTACTTCGTAAGTTCCAATCTTGGCAGGTGATGACCAAGTTACAAGAGTAGGCCTGGGAACTAGGGGAACAGATGAAGTTGTTGATCTGTCCTTGTGTGTAGGTGTTAGTTCTGAGACATTAGTGGACAGAGTTGGCCTCTGAGTGGTTGTGCTTTTGTGTGATGGTGTGAAAAGTGCTTTGGGAAGGGTAGTCTGACCACCAAGTTGGGTACTTCTCCCAGTTATATGGTTGACAGCGGCTAGGCTAGCTCTGGTTGTAGGAAATGGTGAATGTGTAATTGAGCCAGAGCCAATGGTTTCTTCAGTAGATGAAGCAGTCATGTGTGAGTTATTGGTTCTAACAAAGGTATAGCTAGTTGAGCGGATGGGTAGAAGGCTCTTCATAGTTACTGGGAttgctgttttcattgttatGTGGGCTGTGTCTTCAAAAGTGGAAGTTTCGGCGGCCGTTTGAATGTAATCATCCTTGGACCTTGGTGCTAAAGTTGCATGAGGTGTTTGGTTCGTCAGTGGTAGTGGAGGTTTTGCTGTGatctgttctgttgttgttgttgcagtaTATTGAAGATAGCCTCTGGCTTCTagaaattctttttctcttatttgatAGCCATGTAAAATTACTGCAAATTAAGAAAACAGAAGGGTTACAAGCAGTGACCAAAGGCTTAAAATATCCCACCTTCATCGCCACTTTAAGGTGCTCACTAGTAAACTGACATATACAGCTTCATGTCTAGGGCAAACTTTCAAGAGTTTCAACAATAAAGTGAAGATCACCAAAGACTGTAGTACCAAGCCATCACTGTAATGTTTTGGGTTGTACCTGTGTTCTTTATATGTTTATGACCATATAGCAAATATTTGCGTATAAACCTTCATCTTCATAGGTTATGGTACCAATGCACACCAAAGCACTCATATTCAACTGTGAACCAAAAAGAAGGTCCTGAAGTGTTCCAGGGTGAACAGCTGCTATGACAACTTCATAGACCGAGGCAGCATTAGAGTTACAAAGTTTCGTATTTTTCGTGGAATCACGTAATTCTAAATTTGGAATAAGTTTCACATGCCATTTAGTTTAAACCATAATCTGATGGGTAAATTGTGGTTAATTGATATGTATTCATTCGGTCTATACTTAACTACTCCCAATGATAAGAGACTATTTTCTTGCAAGATATTCCCCTCCacattctttttctaaatataaatcagcttttattgttttcttaatcttttgAGCTATCTAGTCTTTATTAACTAAGAAAACTCAAGGTATAATTGCTTTGATCCTTCATGATTTGGTTTAAATGCCAGCTCTTCGGAGTATCTTCCCTTGTCTTCCTTATAGTCATAGCCTTTACCTCATTGGTTCTCCATCTCAGTGataaattcattgtttagcttcaCCTATCACATTTAGCTTCACCTTTCCACATTTGCATATGGAAATAGTATCAGAACATTTTATGATTACATTGCCAGTAGGAATGAGTAGAATtttattcttaagaaaaaaaaactttacttaCTGGTTTATTTCTTGGTTATACAACTCATTCACTAGATTAAAAgcctaaaattaaaaatcatgtgCATAGTTTTCACCACATGTGCATGGAAAGTGAGTTGGGTATGTgaacaaaaaagaacaacacCCTTAAAGATATTCTAGAATTATTATAAAGCTTTAGAAGTTGAAAGGTTCAGTGAAAACCTTCAGGACCATTGAGTATATAATGTCTGCTCTTGTCAAAAATTGTCTCCAGGGTGACCCTTTAAGGAGTTAAAGACCTCTGGCTCTATTTTTTCCAGATTCTATCCTTGCCTCATTTTAGGTAGATGTAAATCCAGAAAAGTAGACAAAATTCTTAAATTGGCCCTTGGAAACTCTTCAATGAGATATGTTGGAAATCAGCTCTGTACATTCAAACTGCATTTGTTACACTGTATTTATTCAGACAGTGATAGGAACTGTAGATGCTAGGTTCTGGGATGAAACTTGAGAAAAGAGGACAGGGTTCTACTGGTATTTATGAAATCCTCAGGTTCATAATTGTCAGTATAGTATATAAGTACTTTTAGGTCTCCTTCTTCCATTCAATACATTTTAAGTGGTTAGTTATTTTCTATTAATAGGTAACAGCAAGGCTTTTTGGCACTTTTGTTACTAAAGATCAAACTCAAGACTTTGCATATGGTGGCCAAGCACTGTACTACTGAGTTACATTCCTTACCCTTAAAACTTCGCAGTTAGTGAAAATTTATTACATGGAGGCTTTAAGCCAAAGGTATTTTttcttcatcctaccacagagatactTGCAAAAcaatgttcattgctgctttattcataatagctagaaattaaaaacaacatagatttttcccaaccaaaaaaaaaatggataaagaaaatatggtacatttaccaaaaaaaagagtattatccagccatttttaaaacatgaagtcatgaaattcacaggtaaatgggtagaacttaaaaaatatcatcctgagtaaggtatcCCATGCCCAGAAAGGAAAATGTGGTATTATTTgcttatatgtagatattagttGTTAAGTCAGGGATAACCAAACTACAAACGACAGAACCATAAAGGATAGGTATAGAGCAAGGAGCAAGGAACtaaatataatagataaatattatTTGGGAAGAAAAGTAGAATAAATAGTTGGATGGGTGAGATAAATGGGTGAGAGAGGGCTGGAAGAGGAGGATCATGTGAGGAGAGGGAATTTGGGGAGAGACAGTTAAAATTCCCAAGGggtaagatgaaaataaaaacttccaaaatcaaacacatatatgaaggcaaatGGGAAATTCCAAACAATCCCCATTCCTGAAGATAAAATCAACATAACATACTGAACACACAGAAGTCCAACTAGTGCATACGTAGATCTTTCACCCCTATGGACCAGCATCATTTGTATATCACACTACCCTGCCCAGtaaactaaaatagaaacataaacaccaacccagtcacaatcCTTAGATCAACAATGCTGTCCTCTCTGTAATACATGCTAGGAAAATGATGGCCCAAAACTTGAATATGGAATGAATAAACCAACATCTTTTTTGACTTACTgctcactccatgagatggaacatTGCTTGAGTGACCAAGAACAAGGTATTAGACAGCACAAAAACCTAGTAAAAGCAATTACTATTGttctaaaatagaaaatgtagtaATAAAATGATTCCGGTGACACTGTGATATATTCATAGATCATTGGCctgctcagtcatcatcagaaaaACTTCCAGCAGCAGATGAAAATAATGCAGAAACCCACATCCATATGATGTGTAAAGGGTGAGGAAGCTTGGAAGATTCAGTCCTAAATTGGATGTCTCTATcgaatccctcccctcagggctcaaggaaccctgtggaagaggaagtgaaaagaGTATAGgccagagagaatggaggacaccaagcaaacaaggccctctaaatcagcATGAGCAAAGCTCGTGTGAACTCACAGACCGAAGCAGGATACATAGGACCTGCGTGAGTCTGTATCATGTCCTTTGCATGTACATTGTGGATCCAGTTTAGTGATCTTATTGAATTTCTGACTATGAGAACAAGTGGGTCTTTagttcttgtgccttctcttgtgcTCTTTCTCTTCATTGGTTAGTCTTGACCAACTTCACTGTGACAGTTTctgctttaattatattttgtttttatttatttgtttatttgtttttgtttgtttgtgaaaaGCTGGCCTCTATGGTACAGGTTAACAACTATATTATTACTTATaccttctgggaaagggaaagtcagttttctccaaatGAGTGACACTGAGTATTTCAACCATTTTAGGATAGTCCTTATGTTCAGGAGTAATTGACCAACATACGCATTCCACAGTTTTTTAGTGTACTTATATTTGGTTACAGTTTagtgggggttttgttgttggttttttatcATTTGGGGGCTTTGGGGTGaggttttactttgtttccttgaTTGGAGGTGGTTGTACTGGgtttttgttagattttttaaGGACTTAAAATTGTATggatagggagagggaaagattCTGGAATGTcttgagagacagaaggaatataatcaaaacatgtTTAAGTttaacattgttttaaatgatgaaaatgtaataaaaaatgaaaaaatgatgtCACCTAATCTCAGAAGAAAATTTTCAACCCTCATGTGTAAGTACTAGCCAATAatagatacacataaataaacaaatgtgtgtgtttagtgtaacacttagaaaagaacatgaaattgtAATAACAGAGACAAAATACTTACTAatgtattaaacacacacataaatattcaaAGTGATGCCTCATCTTCCTTAGCAATGACAGTTTAATTATAAGCTGAACCTGTGTTTATTGTAGTAAAGAACCTTCGCTCCTACTTTTGCTTCTAGAGGCATGAGAGTATGCATAGGCAgcaatttttactttttcttatagCTTAAAACATTAAGTTGTGGGAAGCTCTTCCCATAGTGCTATCGAGTGGATCCAATGCTAAGCTAACACTACCATTGTACTACACTCCCAAATtaagtcatttcttttctgtaCTTCTAAGAGCATGGAATTATGATTCTGAAAGCATGGCACAAACAAAAACTACTTGGATTGAGGCAGCTGTCACAACCACACAGCTTCCATAGCATTCATGCAGCAACTGAGGCCACCGTGTCCTCCACGTTATGTAAGCAGTGCACTGTAGACTGTCCAGCGTCTCATAAGCTCAATTCAGTAGTTCTAGAAGGAACTAGAAATTTGCTGCTGTACTTGCTAGCAGAATAGAACAAGAACCCGGTAGAACTCATTATCTTACGTATAGAATACTCTAGTAAGAGTCAGTACTTACACAGCCATTTTAAGCTTGGCTTCCCAGGCTACCTCTCTGAGTTGATGTTCAACAGCACTATTTTAATAGCATTTTTGATGCTTCACTTTACATCTTTGTGAAATGGTGTAACTGGTCAGATGACTTTTGATATATCTTTACGTGTCACTctttatacaaaataaacaacattttAGAAAAACAGAGAATGAAGTATGCAACCAGCAATAGCTCCAATTCCTAAGCCCTGGCCTAGTTCTATTAAACCAAAGGAATTTTTATAAACTCACAATGATATGGCGTCCCCACTTATATGGGTGCCATAGGCAATGTCTTCTGGGATTGATACTTactctaactcacagaaatcctacTCAAACCATAAAGGCCTTGGAAACAGTAGAAGATGTGCTCTACCTACATAAGATAACAGAGTTTAAATATTCTCACACTACATACCTGTAGTAGAAGAAACCACATTGTCAGCCCTATACCCAGCCCTGCCTCACCTTTGGTCCAGGACACACGAGTGCATTTAGATTTAAGAGAACTAGATAAAGAATGGCCACCTCACTTACCAGCCAGACACAGGAGTACAGGTACTGCAGAGGTCTGCCCAGGCATGACAGGTGAGGTTAGTTACTGCTGTTGTGTGCTTGGGTCTTCTGAACTGTAAGAATGGAATCAATTTCAGAGCAGATCCACAGAACACCAAGGAACATCAAGCTCACCCACTTGTGGCAGAGAAACTGACTTCACATCGTTGGAGGTAGCTAATAAAGCTAAGCATTGCACTGCACCATGAGGAAACCACAGACACTCATAGTGGGAAAGGAAACACTTACCTCTTCCTGGAGTGTTTGGAAGAGGTGAAGGTGTGGGCGGGGGCTGGTTAAGGTGAAGGGCAACAGAAATTATTTGATCTGGGGGAGCTCCTTCTCTTATGAGATGGATCCCCTCTTTGTGTAATAGCTTTAGGCCATTTCTGTAAACTCTTGCCAGCCAGTTTCTCATGCACAAAGTTGTGGAGTAGTTCTAGAACACTCTCTGTGCAAGGCTTGCCAGTGTGATGTTCATAGTTTCCTCactttggagtgtgtgtgtgtgtgtgtgtgtgtgtgtgtgtgtgtgtgtgtgtgtgtgtgtgcgtgcgtgcatactACAGAATATTTATGAAAGAGGCTACAGCAGAGTTAAAGAAGTTTTGGgagtaaatgtatttttctattttaatcagttctatatatgtattatttaatttgtaaatatatagAAATTTTGCTGATATCTTAAATTGActtctaatttaactttatggttaaAAACAATTCTAGAACTTAAATCTTACAATTTTTGAGACTTCTTTTCTGACCAAGACTGTGACTGTATTAGTTTTCTAGATTGTTACAATGAAGTACCATGGATGAGACAACTTACTTTCCTAAAATTCAGATAGTCTGAAGTCTGAGATTAGTCTCGCTAGGCTTATTTCTTCTAAGTCTAGTAGACTGGAGTCTATTGGAACTGAACAACTATTGGATTATTGATCTTTCTGTCtatagacagccattgttgggctACAAAGCCTGAAGCtactttaaaattctgtttctcaCCTATTATTCAACTGAAAAAGATCCACTAAATGAGATATGCAGAGAAGAGTGAACTCTTATAGTAGCAATGGAGGAATGCCTTGTCCCAGACAAGGCCTACTGGGTAATGCCCCTTGTTTGACACTGGAGTTTCTTCCCATCAGGAATCCTTAGTTCTGACCAGAACCCAACACTGTCGTCAAGGTGGTGCTAGGCTACATGTAAAAGTCAGCCTTCTAATTGGGTCAGGTGTTAATGGGGGGAGAATCCTGAAAAGAGAAGAACAGATACTGAGGAGAGAGGGGCCTGTGGTGAATGCAGGAAACAAGAGAGGACATGAGAAAGGCAAGAAGAAAGTGTCATTCAGAGTATTCTCCTTTTCCAGAGTTTCTGCTTCTTCACCAACTCTGCAGGCTTTCATGGTGAGAAGATACCTGTATAAGCAGCTTCCTTGGGGAGCCAAGTAAGGAATTGGGCCCGTGGGAGGAGGTTGGTTGGTCCCTCTTCCAACAGCAGAGTGTAGCAAGCAATGTTGTCTCAGGTTAACAGCCTCACTATCTCTAACTTCCACACAACCTTTCAGTGTGATGGCATTTCTCTCTGTTTGATCTGAGACGAAAAGGGCTCCCAGGATGGTTGACTGTCCCAAAAAAGACTCTATAGTGTTCAGACACAAGGCCCAGAGATCCCTGAACTGGAACTAACTAGAAAACCTCCTCCCTGAGAACTAATGGTACCAAAAGTAACCA
Coding sequences within it:
- the Lamp3 gene encoding lysosome-associated membrane glycoprotein 3 is translated as MPGQTSAVPVLLCLAVILHGYQIREKEFLEARGYLQYTATTTTEQITAKPPLPLTNQTPHATLAPRSKDDYIQTAAETSTFEDTAHITMKTAIPVTMKSLLPIRSTSYTFVRTNNSHMTASSTEETIGSGSITHSPFPTTRASLAAVNHITGRSTQLGGQTTLPKALFTPSHKSTTTQRPTLSTNVSELTPTHKDRSTTSSVPLVPRPTLVTWSSPAKIGTYEVLNGSRLCIKAEMGIALIVQEKGLDSATQRHFNIDPSLTHASGKCGSQKSNLFLNFQGGSVNVTFTKEENLYYVSEVGAYLTISNTEKTYQGKSAMMMFETVVGHSFKCVSEQSIQLSAQLQMETMNIHLQAFDFEGDSFGIVDECLLDYTVVLPVVGIIVVVLCVVGLGIYKIRQRRQSSAYQRI